Proteins from one Podospora pseudocomata strain CBS 415.72m chromosome 4, whole genome shotgun sequence genomic window:
- a CDS encoding hypothetical protein (EggNog:ENOG503NXMU; COG:C), whose product MASPKPHPPISTTLPPLLLGTATFNHQYVSDPLAMPYRDIVSRAISLGVKAFDTSPYYGPSEVLLGTALDSLMNPTASASNPLPIPLERESIFLVTKAGRIAGDEFDYSPTWIRYSILRSLQRLHTEYLDLVYMHDVEFVSPDEVLAAVKELRRLRDEEGLVRYVGISGFPAHVLASLAEMILDKTGEPLDAVLSYGHFTVQNRKLALPWVAGETRPEESSSSPLARLKRAGVEVVLNASMLGMGLLTNRGIPPDERSEASPLAKWHPSLPELRVACKELAGITGTAGERLESVAIRWSLQEWARIGAAAGVGVQVPSTASGNDTAKVGATVCGVSSISELEETVAEWKGVLSSLGHAVDGKLDPAYGKERQDKVLRLVQNQLWPALGRWMDYAWESPGPGYVNTRPEEDKGRVPSDSIMIAYQQRLAARSTRDAQPK is encoded by the coding sequence ATGGCATcccccaaacctcaccctcctatCTCTACCACCCTGcccccactcctcctcggcaccgcaaccttcaaccaccaaTATGTCTCGGACCCCCTGGCGATGCCCTACCGCGACATCGTCTCCcgcgccatctccctcggcgTCAAAGCCTTCGACACATCCCCCTACTACGGCCCTTCCGAAgtcctcctcggcaccgCCCTGGACAGCCTCATGAACCCCACCGCCTCggcctccaaccccctccccatccccctcgaGCGCGAgtccatcttcctcgtcacaAAAGCAGGGAGGATAGCTGGCGACGAGTTCGACTACTCCCCCACCTGGATCAGATACTCCATCCTGCGAAGTCTTCAGCGCCTGCACACCGAGTACCTGGACCTCGTGTATATGCACGACGTCGAGTTTGTCTCCCCAGACGAGGTCCTAGCAGCGGTGAAGGAGCTCCGGAGGTTGCGAGACGAAGAAGGGCTGGTTCGGTACGTGGGCATCAGCGGGTTTCCAGCCCATGTGTTGGCCAGCTTGGCCGAAATGATTCTGGACAAGACCGGGGAGCCGTTGGATGCGGTGCTGAGCTATGGCCACTTTACGGTGCAGAATCGCAAGTTGGCGCTGCCTTGGGTGGCCGGGGAGACGAGACCAGAAGagtcatcctcatcgccgtTGGCGAGGCTAAAGAGGGCTGGTgtcgaggtggtgttgaatgCGAGCATGCTGGGCATGGGCTTGCTCACCAACCGGGGCATCCCCCCTGATGAGAGGAGCGAGGCCTCTCCGCTGGCGAAGTGGCATCCTTCACTTCCTGAGCTCCGGGTGGCGTGTAAGGAGTTGGCGGGGATTACTGGCACAGCTGGCGAGCGTTTGGAGTCGGTGGCGATTCGGTGGTCGTTGCAGGAGTGGGCGCGCATaggggctgctgctggcgttGGTGTGCAGGTCCCATCAACTGCTTCCGGCAACGATACCGCCAAAGTGGGTGCTACCGTGTGCGGTGTATCGTCCATTAGCGAGCTTGAAGAGACAGTCGCGGAGTGGAAGGGGGTTCTGTCCAGTCTCGGCCATGCCGTTGACGGGAAGCTCGATCCTGCATATGGTAAAGAACGGCAGGACAAGGTACTGCGACTGGTTCAAAACCAGCTGTGGCCAGCGCTTGGTAGATGGATGGATTATGCTTGGGAAAGTCCCGGTCCTGGCTATGTCAACACTCGTCCGGAGGAAGACAAAGGTCGGGTACCGTCTGATTCTATAATGATTGCATACCAGCAACGCCTGGCCGCCAGGTCAACCAGAGATGCACAGCCGAAGTAG